From Triticum aestivum cultivar Chinese Spring chromosome 7B, IWGSC CS RefSeq v2.1, whole genome shotgun sequence:
CATGGCTTCAACCGCAGCCATTTGTGCGGCATCCCTGTATTTGAGAAGCTCCTGTAACAAAATATAGTAAAATCATGAAGAACAAGTACGTAACATAAAGCATTTAACCACCACATGCCAAACTGTTATCTTATCACCCCCTTGGCaaaaaatggtactccctccattcacaaatagtataagatgttttagatatttcaatatggactacatacgaactgaaatgagtgaacaaacacactaaaacgtgtcaATATACATCCAATTCAGAAAAAAGTTAAaatatcttatatttgtgaatgaagGGAGTACATTGCTAGCAGGCAGTTCCATATTTGCATCATTCCATGGCTTAAATGAAATGAAAATATTTACAGCAACAGCAAGATAAGACCTCGGTTTGTAAATAGAAAAAGAAGCGAATATATTCGTATATCCACACATCAGTTGAAAAACGTTGATTGTGGATTTGTTTATTCAGTAGATAGCCATAAAAAAACAGTATGCTCAAGGTGCCAGAAAGTTAGAAATGCTAGACGAGTATTAACAGTTAGTGATCATGTGAATGAGCTATCCGTACCTTTCCTAATTTAGCAAGTGAAGGAGGAAGTGCCGTCCATGAAGTGCTCGCGTCCGTCAACTTTTTGCTATTTGCAGCAATCTTCACTAAATTTGTAATGTTGGTGTTACTTAAAACCCCAGATGTCCTTCTTATAGGAGAAAGATGCTTATTCACCGGTCGGTCAGAATCATCTGATGGAGCACTTGCTGTGCTCTTCCTTGGAGGAGTCAGAATCTTAGTATCATCCTTGTGTGAGGGCTTCTCATCTGCTGGTGGTGGCGGTCTTCGTCTAGGAGTCTGTCACAAAACAACTAATAGTGCTTAGTCATTCTGAATACTGCATGGAGATGGGCACTAAAATGAATAATGGCAAGTTCAAGCATTGGTGTGACCTAAACCATTCTTAGAAGGTGACCAAGATGTTCAGAAGATAGTTTCCTAGATCCTCTATCACTAGAACACTAGGCACAAATTGAACGTGACACGCATTTACCAATATAAACGACAAGCATAGTCAGCATACCGATGTGCTTCTAATCTCAGACTTCCTGTCAGCTTTGGCTCCCTTTGAATCTGAATTGGCCTTGACGTTTGCATCTGCCTTCCCTTCCCAGCTTCTTCTCAACGACTTTGGTCCCGATTCAAGACTTAACAGAGTGTTACTAAGGGAGTTGCCTGCAGAGGACTTCCTCCCTGCTGTAGTAACCTTCAACACAGAAGCTGCTTTTTCTAACAAGGATAACTTTGATGGTGATGACTTGTCTGCTCCTTTCACTTTTGTTCTCTGCTTCATGTCATTTGAGAATCTTTCAAATGATGCAGGTAGAGAATGTACGCTGGTAGGCGATGAAGGTGTCGACCTAGGATTGTTTGACTTCACCTTTGACGTAACCACTTCCTTCTTGTCGAAAAGGCTGGCGAGCGCTTGCTTCGAAAGCGAAGAATTCGACTTGGTCAGCTGCGGTTTCTTGCTTTCGGCCCCGTTGTTTTTCACAGAAGCATTTAGTTTCTCTAACTTGCTTTGCTCTTTCTCCAGTGACAAGGCCCCTGCATCCTTGGAACCATTGGCGGGTGGCTGTGCCTTCTTTTCGCCAAGAAACTTGGAGGAACTAGTCATGACAAGGTCTTCGGGAGTGCCGACACACGGATGTCGGCCTGGAACCGGCCTGACCCCCCTCAAGATAGGCACCGGGGTGGCGGCCTCAAGACGGTCTACATGGATGAACTGCCCCAGCTGAATTGTGTCGCTCAATATGAGGTCATGCTGGTCCTCCGGCAGGGAAACATAGGTGGCGTGCGAGGAATCAGACACCTTGAGGTAGAACCCCTGGTTGGTGAAGAGATCGCTGCCAGCAAGCGCCGGAACAATGCTGACGACCTGAAGAAGGGACGACCGGTGCTCGCCCGCGACTTTGACGTCGCTGTTCATGTGCTGAAGGAGCTTGAGGAGGACCCCGGGCACAAGCGAAGCCATTGCCGTAGCTCCCAAAGCACATCAGCTGCACATTATTCAGCACAATTCAGAAACGGCGATCATTGTATTGAGGAAAAAAAACATGGATGACTGGAGAGAAGTGGGACTGAAAAGCGAGCAAATGGTGATTAGTCACTGGTAGACAACCTGGGCTATATATCCTACCAAAAGGGAAAGAAGGATCTCTCCAACTACCAAATGCAATAAAGGTTCCAGCTTTGTAGATGGCTTAATCCAAACTACTAGTACTAACAATTGTGTACTGCAAATCCTTTATAGGCTCACAATGAACACACAAGTACTGTACCCAGTGGCCAGTAGAAAACACAGAAAGGATAGTGTAGTACAGTATAAAACCATGCAGTGCCGTTTGCTGAACCAGGAAAGCACAGAGCAATTCAAGTTAGGGGGAAATGGGAAGATTGGTGTACCTATACCTACCCACCCAACATTGCTAGTACTAGTACTGGTTGAAAGGAAGTAAAGCAACACATAAATGGCAGCAGCTGTTGCTgcaaggggtgagggctggagggaGAGTAGGGACGGTGGTGTTTTAAGGAAGGggtttgattgattgattgattcagTGGCAGTGGGAAGATAAACAGGAGCATAAATGAGCAGATCCAGCAACACAGTCAAAGCGGCCCTATCTCCCATCCCATTCCCAGCCCAGAAGTGCATATAAACAAACAGAGGTAaaaaggagagggtgaagcagcgaATCTTGAGCAGAACAAGTGGTTATGTTGAGACTTGGCAGCCAGTGATGGAGCTGCATAGGAGTAATAGCACATGGCAAATGCTGTGTGATGTGATGTCCCAGAATCGAGATAAAGAGAagcggtctctctctctctctacagcTTGCTAGGCAATCACCCATAAGCAAATCTTTGAGGGGAGGAAGAAGTGAAAAAAAGCAAAGATGGAAGCAAAACAAGAAGATGATATACTACTACATAAATAAATCCTGCTTTGGAGAAGAATAGAAAGAAAGAGGCGAGGAAGAGGAAAGGAAGACATGTTGACACGCACCTCTTGAGCGAAGCCTGGTGAATCCCGCGAGGCCGTGAGGCACAGGTGACAGGACTCCCTTCTCCTTTCCTCCCAGCTCTTCTTCCAGTGAAGAGGAAGAAGGGAGGATGGGTGTATGTGGGGAAGAAGAAGGCGCGGCGGAGAAGACGACTGATTCCTCTCGTGCCTGCGGTCCTCCCTCCTATGGCTATGGAATAGAGGAGCGAGGGAGGCGGCCTGCTCTGATCAGGGAAGCCCGCTCGCTCGCTCGGCTTGTCACATCCAAGAATCCCTGCCCGTTGGCCCTCGCGCGCGCGGCTGTGCCAAGAGAGGAAATGGCGcttctgcctctctctctctctctctctctctatctatctctaaaATGTGAGGGGGAGGGGAGAGAAGGTGGCGACTTCTTGGAGCTGAGCCTGAGCGCACGCGGGCAGcgagcagtagcagcagcggaGCAGCGGCAGCAGGCACAGAGAAAGAGGGAGCAATACTGTGGCTGGCGTGCAAAAGCGCTGTGTGTCTAGGAGATCGTATCGTACCCATGCTGGGACCGGGGAGTCAGTGGGCGTGGTTAAGGTGGGGCGTCGCTTTCCTTTCCATGGGATGGGGCAAACCGAGTTCCCAGGACAAGCTCTACGTGCATGGGTAAAAATATTTTCCGTTTGTTACGACACCAGCGGCTCGACAAACTTTCACGCGCTTTTCATGAGATGTGTGAATTAGTACGAGCAGCGTGAGACATTACAAGAAGGCGCACGCGCATGCGGAGCATGGAGGCAACGCTACTCCAAAACAAGTCTTTCAAGAGCTCTATTTGTTCCACTTCCTTGGACAATGTAAGACAATTTTctccctccatccaaaaatacTTGTCGGAAATTGatcgaaatggatgtatctaaaactaaatatgtctagatacattcatttctccgacgagtattttcggacggagggagtactacttagtAGCTCAGTACAAGTACGCGTGCTAGCGGCAGCTAAAATTGGTTTGGTCAACGGCTCAACGGCGTCTGAACAACCCAACTTGATTGGATTCATTGCCGACACTTTACACTGGTTTGACTTTAGAAACCAAACCACCAATCCACTATTAGCACCGTACTTCTAAACGTACAAACGCATTGACTCTGACTGTGAGTGCGCATGCCCTTCATTATCCATGTTATAGGAAAAACAAAATCCGTCATTTTTAACGGATCAGGAATATTTCTGTAGATTCTGCACAGCTGCATAATCCAAGGCATGATACAGAAGACGGACAGAGTTGCCCCCATGCATCTGCATTTTGGTCAGCGTTGGGAATAATAATGCAGTCGCTGCCTCGATGATAGTACTAGCTGATAGGGATCTCGTAACCACTGTATAATATGCATGCGCATATGCACTGCCGGTTGGTAAACCAGTTGCCAGACTATTTTTATGCATGTCTGTGTGTGCATCGTCCAAACCACAGCTAAAATCCATGCATGCTCATGTGTTGGATAACAGTTCAAACTTACTAGTAGTACTAACTCACTGACTAAA
This genomic window contains:
- the LOC123157099 gene encoding PHD finger protein rhinoceros isoform X1, which codes for MASLVPGVLLKLLQHMNSDVKVAGEHRSSLLQVVSIVPALAGSDLFTNQGFYLKVSDSSHATYVSLPEDQHDLILSDTIQLGQFIHVDRLEAATPVPILRGVRPVPGRHPCVGTPEDLVMTSSSKFLGEKKAQPPANGSKDAGALSLEKEQSKLEKLNASVKNNGAESKKPQLTKSNSSLSKQALASLFDKKEVVTSKVKSNNPRSTPSSPTSVHSLPASFERFSNDMKQRTKVKGADKSSPSKLSLLEKAASVLKVTTAGRKSSAGNSLSNTLLSLESGPKSLRRSWEGKADANVKANSDSKGAKADRKSEIRSTSTPRRRPPPPADEKPSHKDDTKILTPPRKSTASAPSDDSDRPVNKHLSPIRRTSGVLSNTNITNLVKIAANSKKLTDASTSWTALPPSLAKLGKELLKYRDAAQMAAVEAMQEASAAESLLRCLSSYAEVSSTAEEQNPQLAVEQFLALHSAMSRATVVADSLAKAAAATSTVTSPDQSTAGEAASIDEESLAVAAERRRRAASWVGAGLATDLSAFSLYNLRPAPANTSSPLAVVLVDESVKPAATTKASPPAKSRLSPAKGKGRPVHVVAAAAAMAAPPPEWERGGGAEERGELARRLDEEARRWFLEFVERFLEADVAAAAPWDRDRAARMLPQLKRVNDWLSEIGKPPPVEPPPHDAGDEEVGAAAPATAYNGVPEQTIERLRKKIYEYLLTNVDSAAAVLGETSPAANGRKG
- the LOC123157099 gene encoding PHD finger protein rhinoceros isoform X2, which translates into the protein MASLVPGVLLKLLQHMNSDVKVAGEHRSSLLQVVSIVPALAGSDLFTNQGFYLKVSDSSHATYVSLPEDQHDLILSDTIQLGQFIHVDRLEAATPVPILRGVRPVPGRHPCVGTPEDLVMTSSSKFLGEKKAQPPANGSKDAGALSLEKEQSKLEKLNASVKNNGAESKKPQLTKSNSSLSKQALASLFDKKEVVTSKRTKVKGADKSSPSKLSLLEKAASVLKVTTAGRKSSAGNSLSNTLLSLESGPKSLRRSWEGKADANVKANSDSKGAKADRKSEIRSTSTPRRRPPPPADEKPSHKDDTKILTPPRKSTASAPSDDSDRPVNKHLSPIRRTSGVLSNTNITNLVKIAANSKKLTDASTSWTALPPSLAKLGKELLKYRDAAQMAAVEAMQEASAAESLLRCLSSYAEVSSTAEEQNPQLAVEQFLALHSAMSRATVVADSLAKAAAATSTVTSPDQSTAGEAASIDEESLAVAAERRRRAASWVGAGLATDLSAFSLYNLRPAPANTSSPLAVVLVDESVKPAATTKASPPAKSRLSPAKGKGRPVHVVAAAAAMAAPPPEWERGGGAEERGELARRLDEEARRWFLEFVERFLEADVAAAAPWDRDRAARMLPQLKRVNDWLSEIGKPPPVEPPPHDAGDEEVGAAAPATAYNGVPEQTIERLRKKIYEYLLTNVDSAAAVLGETSPAANGRKG